The genomic stretch catatgaaatttggaaaagatcagaccatgtggagtcaagttataaggctttgaaatttcatggcgagacatcgaaattcgccgcgtcgtcatggcaacacctttccacaaaaagtcaccaacttcataatataccatctccaaggtctttaggctattctgagtaaatttgaggtggatcccatcaccgtgccacccacagagcgtcaaagtgtaaaacatgtaacttcctgttgccagtaggtggcgctatgacttacatccaatattgacacatggatgtgttcaggacgggactctttccaagcacaaaaggtttgggtctcttaggatcgtgcatgccggagttatggctgtttgaattttcacggcgaaggatcgaaattcgccgcccgaccacaccccctcaacaatgtcgaaaactcaccgttttgataacttttcatctcccaggtctgtagatgatactgaccgaatttcaagttgctcaggtcaaatccctaggaggagttcgttaaagtacgcgggctaaaaacggcaaaattggcctgaaaatcgcaactttgaaccaaaatggccgacttcctgttggatttagggtatggctccaagagactttttggtgcgtctggtcatgatatataagcacaccaaatttcattgttctacgaccatctgtatcgtggggctcgcttttcttaattttctaggtggcgctgtcgagccatttttccccgcattttttgcgagacgcataaaatctgcgattttcaccagaactgacgcgcacgccaatttcggtgagttttggtacacgtttgtagaagttatttgaggtcaaagagtcgcaataataataataataagaataataataataataataataataataataataattcctttggaaacaagagggcttcgcgctggtcagcgctcgggccctaattatgAGATTGAGACCTccagttgttttttcttttggtgaACGCAATGCTCCTCCGTAAACAGAAATCTGCTGCTCCGCCCTCCAGTCCTACAGGCGGCGGTAATGTTTATCAACCGCTaataaaaccaaagaagaagaataagaaggTAGGAACCTTTACAGTTGTTCCCACTCGGACTCATATACGAGTTGGACAGTATTACAATCGGCTCCcgttattttcttatattttgcGGCGTGAAATAACCGGTGAATGTTCCGCCGGTCGGtgcttgttttgttaaatgttgaGTTTTCTCAGCCGTCGGCTCGGTTTGTGACGCTGAACACGgagctaaagctaaagctaaagcgGGTTAGAGAGTGCTACGTGTACAGTAACCGTTAACCGAAGCAGAGACGTGAATCCAGAATTAACCGGTTAGAAACACAGATTTATAACTTTATAGTCTACTGAGCAAATGTTTACCTGCCGTAAAACCGGACTAACGGAGGGTTTACCCGGAGAAGAGTTAGCAAAGAGTTAGCATGGAGGGCAGTTTGTGCTGCGGGATGGAGGAGTGAAAAACTCTGAATATAACCGGGTTTAAACTCGGTTTGTTTTTCTCCTGCTGctgattttatgtttgtttaaagaAGTGAAGCTTCATCTTTATAACCGGACTGAAGTCATTCAGCTGTGAGTCTGTAAAGATGATGTATTCATCGAGAAGGAAGCCTGTTCTCtactttaaagaggagagaaggtaagtttatgtgtttttaatgataatgatattgttattgtttagtTCAGcctgtggtggaaagtaactaagtacatttactcaactactgtacttaagtacagttttgatgtacttgtactttacttgagtatttccatgtgatgctactttctacatttcagagggaaatattgtactttctactccactacatttatttgacagctttagttacttttcagatgaagatttgaaacaatggataatataacaagcttttaaaatacaacacattgttaaagatgaaaccagtggtttccaacctttttggcttttgacgtcttacaaaaagcagtgtgtagtcggggtcacatttcacatgtctatgagttgttaacagctccaccaaatagtgatttttccctctaaacttctcacatgctttcatttcaataaatgttcaaatgatccaatattccctccctttggaggggcccgacccctaggttgggaaccactggactaaactagctaactgtatataaagtagtgtaaactagctccacctccagcagctacaacagtaacatgctgctctaacactgatgcttcactattaataatctaatgatgtcatatataataatatattagtcagagggaccaaaccactacttttactgcaatactttaactacatcaagctcataatacttatgtacttttactgcaatactttaacattgctgtattggtacttttactgaagtaaaggatctgaatacttcttcctgAGTTCAGGTGTTGTCGATGTTCGGTTTGTTCACCagataaaaagtgaaataaaaccttttaaGTAACTCACTGTCTTGACCTTTCAAGAAATGAGACCTCAAAAGTTCCTCATCATGAAGACAGGAACAAGTAAGTAGGAACtgaaccagtggttcccaaactgtGGTCCAGGGACAACTGGAGGTCCTTGAAGTAATTAGTTTATTGTAAACAGATTGACTggctgcatttttacatttctgattATAGATGTTATTAATGCAAATTGAAGTTTActgttaaaaatgtacttttattattaatggtatttcttttttaaatgtaaaatgtctttgCCACTATTCTTTAATAACCTAATTTAACACCaatgtttagagctgcaacgcttaattgattagtcaatcaactagggctgcaactaacaaattattttcattattgattcatctgttgattattttcttggttaatcaattagttatttggtctataaaatgtcagaaaatggtgaaaaatgtggatcagtgtttcctaaagtcTAAGACgtcgtcctcaaatgtcttcagtttactgtcacagagactaaagaaaccagaaaatattcacatttaagacgctggaatcagagaatctgGAAATTTTCTccttaaaaatgatcaaaatagttggtgataaATGTTCTAGTTGACGACTTGtggattaatcattgcagctccagATGAGACACAGTTTGGGAACGTCTGCTTGTTGTTTGACTCTGGTTCACTGTGTGATGCATGTGAGActccgctctgctctgctgttataGATATAAACAGCTACtcgatggattgctgtgaattTAGTTCtaacattcatgttcctcagaggacgatcctctgacttttcctccaccGTGAGCTCGACTTTATAGTTCTTTATTGGAATATATAGCtaacaattattggatggattgctgtgaaatttgttttagagctgcaacgattagtcgatcgacagaaaattaatcgccgaCTGTTTTGTTAGTCGAGTCATCGtcattttttgattaaaaattcctcgattccagcttcttaaatgtgaatattttctgctgtggtggaagtatagtaacaaaaagaggaactttggcactaaaaagactgtaacgttgaaagatatctacttgatttgactcatttggacgctgaagcttcatattagcttcagataaactttgaaatacatttttgcacagaaggaggactgtggattttgtcctccatcacttccattgtaaggtcattatgaagggatcttctaatggtcagtatgaacaggaggaatgattacagcaagataaaCAGGTCTGCAATCAGCAAAcatttggcttttttgctttaaatatAAGTAGAACGATTATCTGATTATAAAATAGTTGCCGGTTTAATTATCCGTTGATCGACAAATTGATTAAATGActagttgttgcagctctagtgtgtATTGCCTTGACATATATGGAGTTGTTTGCATgtcactgctctgtgtgttcagctgtCCTGATGGCgttctgctctgtgtgtcaGCAGGTTCCTGACGGGGAAATGTACGATCTACAAGCTGTTTGGTCTCTGCATGGTGCTGGTGCTCGTCTCTCTGCTCTGGCTGCAGCTCAGCTGTTCAGGCGAGATGTCAACCTCGATGCACAACGATGGAcgcctccagcagcagcagcagcagccgccgcCGCCCTGCCCGGCTGACAGTCGGGCGTCCGCGGCGGACGACCCCTCCTGGGGTCCTCACAAACTGGCCATCATCGTCCCGTTCAGAGAGCGCTTCGAGgagctgctgcagtttgttCCCTTCATGCACACGTTCCTCAACAAGAAGAAGATCCGCCACAAGATCATGATCATCAACCAGGTGGATCACTACAGGTCAGAACAGATCTGATGTTGGAACTTGATCTGGTTTGTTGGATCAGtgttaaataaagacaaatccAAATAATtcattgttgttgatttagcagaaatgttttgtcgattgactaataaattaatcaacatttctggTTTATTAAATTTTTACCGCTAAGATGTTGTTCGTTTCTACAGAAGAGgatctccatcatcatcatcatcatcatcatcacatcttACATCCTctgctttttcatgtttcactAGTGCAAAAAcagtcgattaattgatcagaagataaattaacaataatttatttttatttaacaaacaaaaatgttttagattttcttcttttctctgttttctgtcactgtgaactgaatatctttggactgaacaagacatttgaagacgacactagagctgcaacgattaatcgattggttGATCgatggactgttggtcaaacaaaataaGACGTTTGAGTCATTACATCACATATAGAAAAATGTCCGtcacattttttcagtattttctgacattttatagacaaaacaattaattaatcaaaaaaaataattgccagatgaatctataatgaaaataattgttatttgcagcTCTAGACGTCGGCTCTTGTTGGTGGAACTTTTGACGGACATTTATTTGGCGTTTTATGGAGCAAACATACGcaataaatcagaaaaataatgaattgataaacaataaaataaaaatgatttttagtTGCATCAGTAGTTTaaactatttgtttttatggctcaaactgcagacagacaacaacATTTCTGACCTGCCAGAAATTTCAGGCAGATGATCAATCGATCTGGTGATTAATCAGACGTCATGAACATCAAACCACAACGATCTGATAGAAACTCAAACTGATTCTAAAGTTAATCTGAGGCATCAAACTCAGGGTTTAAATCATGTTTAATCCACATCGTTTGTACAGTTTAACAGAGAAATCCAAACTTAACGtgaagtgtttttcttctcccGTCGTTCAGATTCAACCGAGCGTCTCTGATCAACGTCGGCTACATGGAGAGCGGTAACGACACCGACTACCTGGCCATGCACGACGTGGACCTGCTGCCTCTGAACGAAGCTCTGGATTACGGTTTCCCAGAGGACGGACCTTTCCACGTGGCCTCGCCCGAGCTGCACCCGCTGTATCACTACAAGACCTACGTAGGAGGAATCCTGCTGCTCACCAAGAAGCATTACTACATGGTACTCACGATGCTGTCAGAACAACCTCAGCAGTTCACTCACCTCTCAAACCTCACAGCTAAACTTCAGCTATCGGCTGCgaaagacaaaataagactgaatgaatggtgtgtttttttgcagtgtaacGGGATGTCGAACCGGTTCTGGGGTTGGGGCAGAGAGGACGACGAGTTCTACAGGAGACTGAGAAAAGCTGAACTTCAGGTAAACGTCTCAAAACACAAGTTAcctttaaattcatttaattacatttaaagctgcaactattttgataatcaactaaaaaaatacaaaatgtttcctCTAGATTGTCAcgtgacagtaaagtgaatatctttatgtttttggactgttcattataatcaacatttttcactctttGCTGACGcttttatagaccaaaagattgataaatcatgaaaataataatataatatataataataatgtttgtaTTCATAACcctaaaaaatgattaatattattcaagttaaagagatcaattaattaatgaaattgaaaatgttttctcataTCTGAATGCAAAGAACAtctgactgaactgaaaatataataatcattaaACAGGTgaagataataatgatgataataaccTTTAATCATAAAGAACCTTTCAAAAACaggtttacaaagtgctttactgaCATAAGAGCAGATAAAACGATGAGTCATCAATGTCTGATCAAACAGcgattattgtttttgtcaagaaatttaaattttgtcAGGAAATTGAAATTTAAACTGGCTGCTTCATTATATTTCACTCTCTGACAGAGATGAGACGTGATAATATTTGATCAAACTTTTACCTTCAACATTTACAAGAAACTCAAAGTCGTCTAATCATCTTTTGTGGTCTGAGAAGCAGAAACTGGACAGAACATCATCATATATGAGATGTAGATGAAACGTTTGACACGTCGAGTCAACAGCTGCGGAAACTGAAGCCGATCAGATTCAcatgtgatcagctgatcagagcTGAACTGACGTGaggtgatcagctgatcagagcTGAACTGACGTGaggtgatcagctgatcagtcgGTGATACAGAGTGACGCGTCTTTACTCACAAACAATCTTTGTGTGAATTACAGACGCGTTAACAGAGAACTCACTCACGTCTCATTTCATCAACGttcatctgctgctgatgtCATTGAACCACAGACAGAGACGCTCAGACGCTGCTGTCTGAGTGGTTCTATTGATCTGTGATCATGAAAAGAGTGATGACAGATAAAAGCTTCAATAACTGATTTGTTAGTTTCAGAGATTAACAAGTCCGGGTATTTTACTGACTGGGAACCAGTTATCAATACTCCCCCTTACCCTTTGATCAGTTTGATCAGTGTCTGATAAGTAAACATGATCAATATCTGTCCTGATGGTTGTTAATTCTTTattcaaaacagtcaaattgagaaaaaaaatgtaaaatagaaacaagatcaaaacaaaggaaacaaagtGAGAATTCAGGATCATTCAAGAAGCTTTTaacattcaataaaaacaaattaatacaCAAGAGGaggaacaaataaataaagagattaaaattaataaacagGTAACATTAATCAatagttttatgtttaaaaatggtttgttccttttttattttactttactagAGAATTGTATTATGAGTTTATTATCAATTAGAAATAAggtaaagtttgtttttctgttggttCGTTTCATATAAAAGGAATTTGccaaaaaatcataaataattGGATTAAAAAGCAAACCTTCTTGTCCAAATAAATTCAAATCTCACTACTAAAGAACGACCATTTGACCAGTTTTTATCTAGAGAGAAAGTTTTGTATatcagtcaaaaatattgtgaagTACAAACTATAATCATAAGTGAAAGATTGTttattctttgtgtgtttttcttctctgcagctgttcaGACCGAGCGGCATCACTACAggatataaaaccttcatgcaCATCCACGACCCGGCCTGGAGGAAGAGAGACCAGAAGAGAGTCGCAGCACAGAAACAGGTGCAGACGTCATCTGTTACTGTCGCATTCAGAGATAAAGAAAACTCACTCACCTGTAAATCTGCCGGCTTTtagaaaaacttcaaaaaacTTCAACACATAAAGActttaactattttaaaaacCACATCCTGTAACTCCTCCactattttgaaaatatgaactaaatgtttattttcagtcttACGTCATgtgagttatttttattatgtgcaCAAGTGTGTCAGATGATTGTTGAAAGTGCTGCAGAACATTTAGAGCATTTATGATATTTTTAGAAGGCAGGTATTATAagatcttttttcttctccctgctCCTTCAATCATGAAGTGTCTTATATGTTTTCACAAATTGTAGCTgatattttgtataaaaatcttgtttttgaaGTATCAAtgattaaaagaagaaagaaagaaagaaagaaagaaagaaagaaagaaagaaagaaagaaagaaagaaaggcgGAGCATCGAGTGCAGAAGACTTCCTGAACTTTATAACTAAACATCCAACAGATCGTTTTTCTATCAACTGATGAATAATTTAGTCTATGAAATAGTGAAATGAGTTTAAAGTGTCATCTTCAGTTGTCATGTCtgacaaaacagtcaaaaatataaatccaagaaacaaaaaatatataaaaatataaatatcatataaaacagagaaaagcagcaaatcctcactgAATAATGACTCTGTACCGTATTGGCTGGAAtataagatattcagttttctgtcatgtAAGACCTAAAACCATCacattttgggcatttttgcttaaaaaaaggTCCCAAACAATtattaaatgatcaaaatagttgctgtcGATCATGTAATAGATtcatcgactaattgttgcagctctaattctCTTATATTCGGGGTAATACAGTAATAGACGACAAAGAAAATCAGATAAGTAGTAAAAACAGATTATGATGATTAAAGATGATGAAACAGAGATAAAACCTCCACTAACACCGTTGAAAACTGTCAGCGTTAACCCATAAAACCTGTTTGCTTCTCCCTGCAGGAGCAGTTTAAGGTGGATCCGGAGGGCGGACTGACGAACCTTCGTTACCTGGTGGAGTCCCGACAGGAGCTGATGATCAGCGGCGCTCCCTGCACCGTCATCAACACCAAACTGGAGTGTGACCAGAACCAGACACCCTGGTGTCTTCTGACTTAGAGGACAGACGCAGGACGGAGATCTGGCTTCGTTCTCCGAGAGgctttaatgtttgttttttttccagccgattgctttttttcttttttgaagcACTGGTGGTGTTTCCGGTTTGTGCAGAGCGacttttatcttgttttttttgtttgtttttttactgaaaagCACTGACAGATCTGCAGCTGCACCGAGCGGAGATGATGAAATCAACTGTTGCTTTACTGGTACAAATCGTTAGTTTAATATCCctgaggattaaaaaaaactacatttccctCTTTTCAGGTACATCGACAATAAAACTGCTGTTTCACAAGCCAATAAAACATCACAGTGGACTGAAACCTTCTAACGACGGTCACTGAACTGTCAGGCTGGTCGGTTAAGTCTCAGACACGTGTTGTTTTCTCACCAACAGCAGAACTGAACTGGAAAATCCACCTCAGCGGAGCAGACGGAGACGGACTGTTACTcggctgtttttttctgagccAAACCAGACCAAGCTGAACTGAACTAAATAGACGAGCATGGCCAAAATCAGCTGTTAaattttatgtcattattattattttattttttttttggtatgtgCGGGCATGGTGTGAATGCAAATTTAAAAgtctatattttatattctgggCTTGTGCAAAAGGAGCAGAGATGGCGGAGGGACGCCGATGCTAACGAAGCATGCTTCACCTGATATCTCAAACATCTGCCAAATACGCATCACACTGTAACACCAGAGAGAGGTTCACTTTCACTTTGATCCATGTCGGACAGAAGGATCACATCTCAAactccttaaaaaaacaaaacaaaagtatttCACAAAACTCTGACTACTAAAGCTTCAAAAATATctcatgatgtttttattttcctgctgACAGTGTTACAGTGAAGACAGTGAGGTCTAAATCTGATTTAAACTCTTCTTAATGTGGCGGGGAAAGCAGGaagtgtgtattttattttgtttttacagaaagtCCCTCTACAAAGTAAACTGAGCCAAACTGAACTGAGCTGaatcagatgatgatgatgctgagaTGGCCTAGTAATATCAACATAACtggtttcatatttttttaaaaaatgcacatttttgaCTGAGAAGTGCCAGACTGAGacgtctttggagccatttttatttcaagtgaCTCAGTTCTGATAAAATGCAGATGAGATTTAACACTTTTATTTACATCTGGACCCCAATTCTTtaactttaacatttttgatttgACAAGTCACTCCACTGTTTCTCTGCTACAGAAGGTGTTAATCAGAAGTCTTAATCAAAATCCCTCCTGATAGTGATTCTCAAAGGCATCAAAAGttatttaaataacattaaGAGATACTTCATGTTTTCTGAAATAAAACCTTTTATTACTTCCTGCTGGAGGGATGTTTATCCTCAAACtaaaatttgaaattaaagggaaaaattaaaattagagGAACCAACGAGAGCTCAATGAGAAGAGAGGTGACGATGACTGAGCCTGTAGTCGAAAAGATTCAGCAAACCCACTTATTGCAGCTCAGAGGAAAACCTGATgccaatatatttatttttgagaaatatcctttcaatgtttttgttttttttaaaaaaattttattttgttcaaaaCTTTTATGTCTTAGTTTTTATAAATGAACTGCTTCATAGCTGTCTGATCCATTTTCAGGAGTGATTAGATCTCAAAcgtcaaataaaacaaagcaaacctCAGGAGAATTATGTTTAGCTAATACTTTGTTTTCTTGCATAAAATTTTCAATTTTATCcaccagatttttttgtttttgtcaggcTGGAAATGTCTCAGACCTGTAATGTTGAAGGAAAGATGACGTCACTCATAATTTAAATTAATCTCATCAATGTCTGCAAAAGTAAAAATCTGGGAACTTATTTCAGATCCAACTGGTAAAAAATGAGCCCAGAGACACAGGACAGTGTTTTAAGTATTTGTATcatgaaaattatatttaagaTTTGAAAAATGTTGTAAACGGTTTTAAACCTCAGTCACAATTAACTTATTTTTACATTCTAACACTTACATGGACGGACAGACACTTAAATTCTTCACAACCTCTACAAACTGCTGGTTACTCAACGATAAATACCAGAAATATACCGTCACATCTTataaatttacaaaagaaagACGTCCCTTACTTGTTAATTTACACCTGCAGACACTCAGGGCTCAAGATTGCTGGgttgaaaattaattttcattttttttttttttttttttttccttttaaattttTGGAAAATGTACAAATTGGTTATGTGTTAAAAAGTTGCTCTCCATTACcacaaaaatatgtgtttttgttggtgGGTTCCTCTAATATGTTTCAGCTTTCAGAAAAATTGAAACAGAAGTTttgcaaatgaaaagtgcagtacaaattaaatgaattattattattattattacaggtTTTATACAATTTTACCTTATAAAAATGCAGAATTTTGGCTCCTTAATCCAAGATCTCAAGAATCACTGAAACACCCCTTAAATAGATCTTCAACCCAGAGTTCTTCTGAATCTGTCAACATACATCGTTCCTGTAGAAAACTCCACTAACGGTTCTGTTACAGTCTTGGTTACTTTGTGTAAATGTAGAGGGCTGCCAACAGTCTGGTTCTCTGTTGTTGTAATGTGCTGGTCGGCCTCCAGAGGGCACTGTGGGGGGTTTTAAAGGGCCATGAGTGATGGGTTTAGACCATTACAGACCATGATGTCgtactgattttattttcaagagaCAACGGTACCATGTATTTGTacaatattcaatatttatataaatctgatgctaaaaaatatctttttgtctgtctgtttgtatttgttgagtcTGACTACTTTTCTACTTACTGCTCTTTTCGCCATCTTTACATGTTAGGTCTATTTTTGCCAGAGAAGCTTGCGTCTTTAAATGTATAGAAATGCCTTTTTATTCATTGACGGTTGACcttaaatgaatgtttaataattgttttttttttttgttttttttttactttgtcctTGCACACAGCAAAATTACACTGCAAATGTATGATATAGttcacatttacatatttttacgTTTGTCGACAGATAACACAACAAGTGTCAAATTTCATCACAGCTTATAAATACTACCTGcagtagtggaaagtaactaagtacaaaACATCGAGTCCACGGAGAGACAGCACAAAGACCTAACAGGGGAAGAGCTCAGTAAATTTTGCGGAGGGGAAATATGAGAATAACAATGAAAAAGTTAAGACATTCATGGATTTTCTtgaaaaaacttgaaaaaaaaaaacaacgatCTGCAATCTTACAGGCAGTCATCACCCGGCACCTAACTGCCTTCAACTTAAAGATACAGACAGGTTCTAATCATCAAACtcagtttaaaatctgtaatTAAATGCTACAGAAATAGCTTTAATATCAGAACGATCTTTATCAGTGATCTTTATTGGTGTCACTTTTAGACAGAACTGATAATGAGTGTTACATCCCCGAAAAGGTGTAGGGGATGAGGGAAGTAACAATAAAGAATTACCCAGATAAGGAGGAGTGGGAAACTGAgatgtatatataaatgtgaatgtgtgaacaaaataaaacaacaaaaaatgagcCCCAGAGAAGCCGGTCAACCTacgaaacacaaacacagttacaTAAAATCAGACCAGGAATCAAATTCACCCTCCCTACAAGTAAGGAGTAATCTTACCAAATCAGTACAGAAACCACACATGTGGTCGACACAACAAAGCTGTCAAGTGAGACACACTGCCCAGACTGGAACTCTACTCAGGCTTTTAAAGGCAGGTGAGCTGATGACTGAGCACACCTATGCTCACTCTGTAAACACAGGGGGGAGGGTGCATCTaaagagaatgaaaaaagaagacaaatacaGGCGCACAGCACCAGAGGGGGGAATGACCCCCTATTAATTTCCTGGGGGCAGAACACTGACGGACAATACATGGCAGTGTCAAGGTATAAATCATTTGGggcacactgtaaaaaaaaaaaaaaaaaaagttatttcaaagaaatttactgtattattttacagtttttttgttttttccacattaagtgtaaatgccataaaaacaaagtacacaattatttttattaaaaatattcaccataaaataaaggctgtaatctgtaaattaattaCAATTGTAAAAT from Thunnus thynnus chromosome 9, fThuThy2.1, whole genome shotgun sequence encodes the following:
- the b4galt7 gene encoding beta-1,4-galactosyltransferase 7 isoform X2, which translates into the protein MMYSSRRKPVLYFKEERSRFLTGKCTIYKLFGLCMVLVLVSLLWLQLSCSGEMSTSMHNDGRLQQQQQQPPPPCPADSRASAADDPSWGPHKLAIIVPFRERFEELLQFVPFMHTFLNKKKIRHKIMIINQVDHYRFNRASLINVGYMESGNDTDYLAMHDVDLLPLNEALDYGFPEDGPFHVASPELHPLYHYKTYVGGILLLTKKHYYMCNGMSNRFWGWGREDDEFYRRLRKAELQLFRPSGITTGYKTFMHIHDPAWRKRDQKRVAAQKQEQFKVDPEGGLTNLRYLVESRQELMISGAPCTVINTKLECDQNQTPWCLLT
- the b4galt7 gene encoding beta-1,4-galactosyltransferase 7 isoform X1; this encodes MMYSSRRKPVLYFKEERRNETSKVPHHEDRNKFLTGKCTIYKLFGLCMVLVLVSLLWLQLSCSGEMSTSMHNDGRLQQQQQQPPPPCPADSRASAADDPSWGPHKLAIIVPFRERFEELLQFVPFMHTFLNKKKIRHKIMIINQVDHYRFNRASLINVGYMESGNDTDYLAMHDVDLLPLNEALDYGFPEDGPFHVASPELHPLYHYKTYVGGILLLTKKHYYMCNGMSNRFWGWGREDDEFYRRLRKAELQLFRPSGITTGYKTFMHIHDPAWRKRDQKRVAAQKQEQFKVDPEGGLTNLRYLVESRQELMISGAPCTVINTKLECDQNQTPWCLLT
- the b4galt7 gene encoding beta-1,4-galactosyltransferase 7 isoform X3, with the protein product MMYSSRRKPVLYFKEERRFLTGKCTIYKLFGLCMVLVLVSLLWLQLSCSGEMSTSMHNDGRLQQQQQQPPPPCPADSRASAADDPSWGPHKLAIIVPFRERFEELLQFVPFMHTFLNKKKIRHKIMIINQVDHYRFNRASLINVGYMESGNDTDYLAMHDVDLLPLNEALDYGFPEDGPFHVASPELHPLYHYKTYVGGILLLTKKHYYMCNGMSNRFWGWGREDDEFYRRLRKAELQLFRPSGITTGYKTFMHIHDPAWRKRDQKRVAAQKQEQFKVDPEGGLTNLRYLVESRQELMISGAPCTVINTKLECDQNQTPWCLLT